Within the Nitrospirota bacterium genome, the region TTGCATCAGAGGGGGATCTCCCTCAGTGATCCATCGAGTTGGCCGATGATTTTGACGGTGAAGCTGGGGCTCGTGACGTTTCTCTTGTTCTTGACCCTGACCCACGACCTTGTTCTCGGGCCGCTCGTCGGGAAGATCGCGCAGTCCCCAGCTGAGAGCCGAACCAGGTTCGAGCAAGCCCTGGTTCAGTGGTCTCCTTGGGCTGCACGGTTCTCTCTCGTATTGACGTTGGGGATTTTGTTTGCCGCGGTCCTGCTGGTGCGGTCTTAGCCCTGATATCTGCTTGGGCCTGTAGCTATATGCCACAGGGGAAATTGGGGGCACTGTAGCAGGACTCCCCCTGGCTCCCTTTTCATCTGTCCAATTTCACTCGAAACACTCAATATTCCTCTGGAAGTCTCCAGCTCTGAGAAGCTCTCCCAGGGCCCCTTCTTTGCAGTTCTAATGCAAGGTTGAGGGCGGCGAATTGTTTCAGCCTCCCGCAATCTTGCGATATCGGAGGATCTCATCTCTATGCCGGTGAATAAGAAAATCTCTTTTTCGATTTGGTATGTCTTTCTCGCCATCTGGGCCGTCATCCTCGTGCACGATTTCATCCATGCACTGCAGAAGCTGGAAGAGCTTCCCTATAGCGAATTCAGGACTCTCGTGGCGGCTGGTAGCGTGGCGGAAGTCACGGTCACTCATCAGACCTTGACCGGGAAGCTGAAGCCGGAAGAGGGCTCCAAAGAGCAGAAGTTATTCACGACCATCAGGGTCGAGGACCCGGATCTCGTTAAAGAACTGAATGCGCATCACGTGAAGTTCACCGGAGTAATTGAGACGACGTTCGTGAGGGACCTCCTCTCCTGGCTGTTGCCGACGCTGGTCTTCGTCGGGATCTGGTTTTTTATCTTCCGGCGTCTCGGGCAGGGCCAGGGCGGGTTCATGACGGTGGGGCAGTCGAAGGCGAAGATCTATGCGGAGAAGGATACGAAGGTCACCTTCGCCGATGTGGCAGGTGTGGACGAAGCCAAGGATGAACTGCGCGAGGTGATTGAGTTTCTGCAGACGCCGGAAAAGTTCACACGTCTGGGAGGCAAGATTCCGAAAGGGATCTTGCTCGTCGGCCCGCCGGGAACCGGCAAGACGCTTCTGGCCCGAGCCGTGGCGGGAGAGGCAGGGGTCACGTTCTTCAGCATCAGCGGGTCCGAGTTCGTGGAAATGTTCGTGGGGGTCGGGGCAGCCCGCGTGCGGGATCTGTTCGAGCAGGCCAAGGTCAAGGCCCCCTGCATTATTTTTATCGACGAATTAGATGCGATCGGGAAGGCTCGCGGGATGGGACCCATGGCGCATGAGGAGCGGGAGCAGACGCTCAATCAATTGCTGGTTGAGATGGACGGCTTCGATCCCCGTATCGGCGTCATTCTCATGGCGGCCACCAACCGGCCTGAGATCCTGGATCCAGCATTGTTGCGGGCCGGCCGGTTTGACCGC harbors:
- the ftsH gene encoding ATP-dependent zinc metalloprotease FtsH, whose product is MPVNKKISFSIWYVFLAIWAVILVHDFIHALQKLEELPYSEFRTLVAAGSVAEVTVTHQTLTGKLKPEEGSKEQKLFTTIRVEDPDLVKELNAHHVKFTGVIETTFVRDLLSWLLPTLVFVGIWFFIFRRLGQGQGGFMTVGQSKAKIYAEKDTKVTFADVAGVDEAKDELREVIEFLQTPEKFTRLGGKIPKGILLVGPPGTGKTLLARAVAGEAGVTFFSISGSEFVEMFVGVGAARVRDLFEQAKVKAPCIIFIDELDAIGKARGMGPMAHEEREQTLNQLLVEMDGFDPRIGVILMAATNRPEILDPALLRAGRFDRQVLVDRPDKIGRLAILRVHAKQVVLGPDADLEVIAGMTPGFSGADLANIINEATLLTVRRGKEQVGLPELQEAVERVVAGLEKKNRVLNKMEKERVAHHEVGHALVALSLPGADPIQKISIIPRGIAALGYTLQLPTEDRFLMAKTELENKIAVLLGGRIAEELIFGEASTGAQNDLVKATDIAKSMVKSYGMSERLGTVTLERERQPLFMQIQLSQEKGDYSEETAREIDCEVRRIIDEQYERVKLLLAEQKASLREGAKQLLEHEVISGADLKTIMEK